A single window of Terriglobales bacterium DNA harbors:
- a CDS encoding RluA family pseudouridine synthase, which yields MARPDPPATFPVAQEDAGLRLDQFVTRHLAGVSRARVQELIRQGKVEVNGAAAKASLKLHGGENVVVRGPAERPPLRAEPEAIPLDVVYEDDWLAVINKPAGMLVHAGAGRGRGTLVNALLYRFRSLSGVGGELRPGIVHRLDRQTSGLVVVAKDDATHRALAEQFSSRQVKKRYLALVHGWLKQDTGTVEAAIHRDRLRRRRMTTRRRGGREAVSRYKVLERMETPAGRFTQVEVEIATGRTHQIRVHMASLGHPVVGDTLYGAPRKLAGMPTLERNFLHAASLEFRHPKTGKPMALAAKLPEELEEFIGQLRPPANS from the coding sequence ATGGCGCGGCCTGATCCTCCAGCCACATTTCCGGTTGCACAGGAGGACGCTGGCCTGCGCCTGGATCAGTTTGTGACGCGGCACCTCGCCGGGGTGAGCCGTGCCCGTGTGCAGGAGCTGATCCGGCAGGGCAAGGTGGAGGTGAACGGGGCGGCGGCCAAGGCGTCGCTCAAGCTGCACGGAGGAGAGAACGTCGTGGTGCGGGGGCCGGCGGAGCGCCCACCGCTGCGCGCCGAGCCGGAAGCAATCCCGCTCGATGTGGTCTACGAGGACGATTGGCTGGCGGTCATCAACAAACCCGCCGGCATGCTGGTGCACGCGGGCGCCGGACGCGGCCGCGGCACGCTGGTCAACGCGCTGCTCTATCGCTTCCGTTCGCTTTCCGGCGTGGGCGGCGAGTTGCGTCCCGGGATTGTGCATCGCCTCGACCGGCAGACTAGCGGCCTGGTCGTGGTGGCCAAGGATGACGCCACGCATCGCGCCCTGGCCGAGCAGTTCTCCTCGCGGCAGGTGAAAAAACGCTACCTGGCGCTGGTGCACGGCTGGCTGAAGCAGGACACAGGCACCGTGGAGGCCGCAATCCATCGCGATCGCCTTCGGCGCAGGCGGATGACCACACGCCGCCGCGGCGGGCGCGAGGCGGTCTCGCGCTACAAGGTGCTGGAACGGATGGAGACGCCGGCGGGACGCTTCACGCAAGTGGAGGTAGAGATTGCCACCGGACGCACCCACCAGATCCGCGTGCATATGGCTTCCCTCGGCCATCCGGTCGTAGGCGATACGCTCTACGGAGCTCCGCGCAAGCTGGCGGGCATGCCGACATTGGAACGCAACTTCCTGCATGCCGCTTCGCTCGAGTTCCGCCATCCGAAGACGGGAAAGCCGATGGCGTTGGCGGCGAAGCTGCCGGAGGAATTGGAGGAGTTCATCGGGCAGCTACGCCCGCCCGCGAATTCATAA
- a CDS encoding VWA domain-containing protein, translating into MKQWVLMLFAVLLAASLAAAQTSDDNLPAAPSAAKAEQEKPKAEPPPAPAPAHAVPAPETEKPVEAAPTAETSVPEASTASPARAAAAPAPSAPRASDDVPLTTIIKRVNEVNVIFTVTDKRGRFVKDLTQKNFSVLDDRNPVKNIRYFNAQTDLPLRVGLLIDSSASVRDRFRFEQESAIEFLGQMVRYKKDLAFVVAFDSNVEVVQDFTDNTEKLARAVRSLRPGGGTAMYDALYGACRDKLLKLNEPFAVRRAIVLLSDGEDNQSRVTREEALEMCQRAEVVIYTISTNVLGRTPHDKVLERYAEQTGGRAFTPFRLEEVASALAAIQEELRSQYALGYLPDNFVADGRYRTIDIKARGRGGLKIRARKGYYAPRQP; encoded by the coding sequence ATGAAGCAGTGGGTGCTGATGTTGTTTGCCGTGTTGCTGGCAGCTTCCCTGGCGGCAGCCCAAACCTCCGACGACAATCTGCCGGCGGCGCCTTCCGCGGCCAAGGCTGAGCAAGAGAAACCGAAAGCCGAGCCGCCCCCAGCGCCGGCCCCAGCCCATGCGGTTCCTGCGCCGGAGACGGAAAAGCCGGTCGAAGCCGCGCCCACCGCCGAAACCTCGGTTCCGGAAGCTTCGACGGCATCTCCTGCCCGCGCCGCAGCCGCTCCCGCGCCAAGCGCACCGCGGGCCAGTGATGACGTCCCGCTCACCACCATCATCAAGCGGGTGAACGAAGTGAACGTCATCTTCACCGTGACCGACAAGCGCGGCCGCTTCGTCAAGGACCTGACGCAGAAGAATTTCTCGGTGCTGGACGACCGCAATCCGGTGAAGAACATCCGCTACTTCAACGCCCAGACCGACCTGCCGCTGCGCGTCGGCCTGCTGATCGATTCCAGCGCCTCCGTTCGCGACCGCTTCCGCTTCGAGCAGGAGTCGGCCATCGAGTTCCTGGGCCAGATGGTGCGCTACAAGAAAGACCTGGCGTTCGTAGTGGCCTTCGACAGCAACGTGGAAGTGGTACAGGACTTCACCGACAACACGGAGAAACTGGCCCGGGCGGTGCGCAGCCTGCGCCCCGGCGGCGGCACCGCCATGTATGACGCGCTCTACGGCGCCTGCCGCGACAAGCTGCTGAAGCTGAACGAGCCTTTCGCTGTGCGCCGCGCCATCGTGCTGCTCTCCGACGGCGAGGACAACCAGAGCCGCGTTACGCGCGAGGAAGCGCTGGAAATGTGCCAGCGCGCCGAGGTGGTGATCTACACCATCAGCACCAACGTTCTGGGCCGCACGCCGCACGACAAGGTGCTGGAACGGTATGCGGAGCAGACCGGCGGCCGCGCCTTCACCCCCTTCCGCCTGGAAGAAGTGGCCAGCGCTCTGGCGGCCATCCAGGAGGAACTGCGCAGCCAGTACGCCCTCGGCTACCTGCCGGACAACTTCGTCGCCGACGGGCGCTACCGCACCATCGACATCAAGGCCCGCGGCCGCGGCGGCCTGAAGATCCGCGCCCGCAAAGGCTATTACGCGCCGCGACAGCCGTAG
- a CDS encoding VWA domain-containing protein produces the protein MQTLRVEVEVVNVFFNVKDKRGALVPNLTRDRFEVFEEGAKQTIKYFAAESNQPLTLGLLMDTSGSVQYVLDEEKRVGMAFLNEVIGPKDLAFLITFDVNVDLLQDFTNSKSSLRRAFERARINTGGGDGVIIPGGGGNPVPTVPKGGTKLFNAVYLAARDKLASEAGRKAMIIVTDGHDEGSYYTLQEAIEMAQKADALCYVLLVADRKFYGSSPFFGDTDMKKLTEQTGGRLIEVEKVEKLKEAFDQIAQELRSQYSIGYTPTNTARDGSFRRIQIKSTDGYKIQARQGYYATKASN, from the coding sequence ATGCAGACCTTGCGGGTGGAAGTCGAGGTCGTGAACGTCTTCTTCAACGTTAAGGACAAGCGGGGCGCTTTGGTTCCCAACCTCACCCGCGACCGCTTCGAGGTCTTCGAGGAGGGCGCCAAGCAGACCATCAAGTACTTCGCGGCGGAATCCAACCAGCCCCTCACGCTCGGCCTGCTGATGGATACCAGCGGCAGCGTCCAGTATGTGCTCGACGAAGAGAAGCGGGTGGGGATGGCCTTCCTGAACGAGGTTATCGGACCGAAGGATTTGGCGTTCCTCATCACGTTCGATGTCAACGTGGACCTTTTGCAGGACTTCACCAACTCCAAGTCGAGCTTGCGAAGAGCATTTGAGCGCGCGCGCATCAACACGGGAGGAGGAGATGGCGTGATCATCCCGGGGGGCGGGGGCAATCCGGTGCCCACCGTTCCCAAAGGGGGCACAAAGCTGTTCAACGCCGTGTACCTGGCCGCGCGCGACAAGCTGGCCAGTGAAGCGGGCCGCAAGGCCATGATCATCGTCACCGACGGCCATGACGAAGGCAGTTACTACACCCTGCAAGAGGCCATCGAAATGGCGCAGAAGGCCGACGCCCTGTGTTATGTGCTCTTGGTCGCGGATCGCAAGTTCTATGGCAGTTCGCCTTTCTTTGGCGACACGGATATGAAGAAGCTCACTGAGCAAACCGGCGGTCGGCTGATCGAAGTCGAGAAGGTAGAAAAGCTCAAGGAGGCCTTCGACCAGATCGCGCAGGAGCTGCGCAGCCAGTACTCCATCGGTTACACGCCCACCAACACCGCCCGCGACGGCAGTTTCCGCCGCATCCAGATCAAGTCCACTGACGGATACAAGATCCAGGCTCGCCAGGGCTACTACGCCACCAAGGCAAGCAATTAG
- a CDS encoding VWA domain-containing protein, giving the protein MSVARSIGGLMAILVVVALASAQNVPDAPSATRPPQQTTPFPPADPNAPKRPAPEPPAQPAPEPGQPSPEAQIGTVPAGQAPATSSEDELYRFSVTVNSVFVPVTVRDASGRLVDGLQVKDFQVLEDGVPQRIRFFTSDPFPLSAAVIIDTGMPDKAMRKVSGTLEALGGAFSQFDEVSLYTFANTVEHRLDWSAVSERFITAMKRENYVGRTGGVPVTTGPMAAGPTVNGAPFDPGRPRVTAIRREAKVLNDAILAAALDLAKRDRKRRKMIFIISDGAEEGSTAKYDDVLKVLLTNEIAVYAVAVDAAAIPVYGSIRDVRFPGMGWGNILPRYAVATGGDVFSEFNRSAIETAYARLTTTARNQYTLGYQSPGTVASNYRTIEVRVMRPGLRVYARDGYYPLPPPRQPSPGQ; this is encoded by the coding sequence ATGAGCGTGGCGCGCAGCATCGGCGGGTTGATGGCGATCCTTGTGGTGGTCGCACTGGCCAGCGCGCAGAACGTCCCTGACGCGCCTTCCGCCACGCGGCCACCGCAGCAGACCACTCCGTTCCCGCCCGCCGATCCCAACGCCCCCAAACGTCCGGCCCCAGAGCCCCCGGCGCAGCCAGCCCCAGAACCCGGGCAACCGTCTCCCGAGGCACAGATCGGCACCGTGCCGGCCGGACAGGCTCCGGCCACCAGCAGCGAGGACGAGCTGTACCGCTTCAGCGTCACGGTGAACTCGGTGTTCGTTCCGGTTACGGTGCGCGACGCTTCCGGACGGCTGGTCGATGGCCTGCAAGTCAAAGACTTCCAGGTGCTGGAAGACGGCGTGCCGCAGCGCATCCGCTTCTTCACCAGCGATCCGTTCCCGCTTTCCGCCGCGGTCATTATTGACACCGGCATGCCGGACAAGGCCATGCGCAAGGTGTCGGGAACGCTCGAGGCGCTGGGCGGAGCCTTCAGCCAGTTCGACGAGGTCTCGCTCTACACCTTCGCGAACACAGTAGAGCACCGTCTGGACTGGAGCGCGGTGAGCGAGCGTTTTATCACCGCTATGAAGCGCGAGAACTATGTGGGACGCACCGGCGGGGTGCCGGTCACCACCGGCCCGATGGCCGCGGGGCCGACTGTGAATGGGGCGCCCTTTGATCCCGGGCGGCCGCGGGTGACCGCCATCCGCCGCGAGGCCAAGGTGCTGAATGACGCCATCCTGGCCGCCGCCCTCGACCTGGCCAAGCGCGACCGCAAGCGCCGCAAGATGATCTTCATCATCAGCGACGGCGCCGAGGAAGGCTCCACCGCCAAGTACGACGATGTGCTCAAGGTGCTGCTGACCAACGAGATCGCCGTGTACGCGGTGGCCGTGGACGCGGCCGCTATCCCGGTCTACGGCTCCATCCGCGACGTGCGTTTCCCCGGTATGGGCTGGGGCAACATCCTGCCCCGCTACGCCGTGGCCACCGGGGGCGACGTGTTCTCCGAGTTCAACCGGTCGGCCATCGAGACGGCCTATGCGCGGCTGACCACCACCGCCCGCAACCAGTACACCCTGGGCTACCAGTCGCCCGGTACCGTGGCCAGCAACTACCGCACCATCGAGGTGCGGGTGATGCGCCCCGGCCTGCGGGTGTACGCGCGCGACGGATACTACCCGCTGCCTCCGCCGCGCCAGCCGAGTCCCGGGCAGTAA